The following are encoded together in the Lytechinus variegatus isolate NC3 chromosome 19, Lvar_3.0, whole genome shotgun sequence genome:
- the LOC121405728 gene encoding uncharacterized protein LOC121405728: protein MRASAPVRSDSKSGGVHIVGKAVPNGETKFQPFHKCWICETSSHWLDQCKKFLAMSQIDRLQLVKTNHACFSCLKKAGKEHRMSNCKRRRRCSETSAGEPCKYFHHPLLHASTEVRDGNVDVAFAGNSEALLPIVTAEILGQRGAVCEGNVLLDSGAQVSLIKKSVAEELKLKGSNISITITKVGGEQEQMETKQHQLKVKSLSTNAIHSVTAVALPCISENIAEVKIDAMAKLFNLKSGDLRRGSGSVHLLIGIDYPKMHMGKSRQKGQLAARKSPLGWVIFGAPKKSSDRMNVLHVKLISPIDLTDFWSSESMGVQSSSCHCEPSPLSKQEKEEEQIIRESSKKVGNKWEIAYPWRKDPNLLPDNRAQAEKVLCSTEKRLARNQDHADAYGKQMKELVENGFARKLTENEVDQYEGPIHYISHHAVLRPEKRSTPVRIVFNSSSSYHGHCLNDYWFKGPDLLNDLLGVLLRFRMNEVGFCGDISKMYHRVSIPERDMNVHRYLWRDMQTDRKPDVYIMKVVTFGDKPAPAMAQLALRMTAEAAEATHPKAAQVLKESVYMDDICDSVREVSEAEQLTSEIDQVLQEGGFKVKGWTSNEALKGESKKEGETRILEAALEDKVLGIAWDNQQDMFFYKVKETVPSSPNDGKDEESLLTKRKVLSRIARIFDPIGFAAPVLVRAKIGMQQLWQRGCDWDELLPSDQQKWWVTFLKEMQDLNNVKYERCLTPPMAIGQPTLCIFADASEVAFGVCVYLQWKLEDGKYAVRFVLAKSRVAPLKKITVPRLELQAAVMAARVYTTVMKELRLQPESVIFMTDSMITLSWIRSEGRRFKPFVAARIGEIQSHTNPAQWKYVPGELNPADDVSRGLPVKKLSERWKQGPAFLYRPKEEWPSEKAVPDTETEVESERRKVNHISAKQNDVIDVKKFSSWRKLIRVTAYVLKFVDKLKAARWIRSDDNVDPDERCLSTAQLQKAERFLIKEAQSTLHQRVKNGDFKTLSPFVDKEGIIRVGGRLDKAQISYEQRHPALLPYGAWISTLITRHMHQLGHGGVAATAAKIRRQYWILQIHKLAKTVKYRCVMCRRMEHQVESQVMSDLPDERVAPFTPPFYFSSVDYFGPISVKVGRNKTAKHYGVLFTCLNTRAIHLEVAVDCTSMEFMQVLRRFFAMRGQPAFILSDNGTQFVGTERELREMVQGWSSEELRDFCAERGTTWKFTTPSAPHHNGCAEALVKSCKIALKKAIGDQLLTPFELHTCLQEVANLVNQRPIGRAPNDPDDGTYLCPNDLLLGRSSSAVPQGPFRETKNPRHRFEFVQRIVDAYWKSWMRDVFPLLVPRRKWNNDRRNVRIDDVVILADHNAVRGKWTLGRIIQVYPGTDGKVRTVKVKSKGCEYKRPISKIVVIYPTEGYDDE from the coding sequence ATGAGAGCGTCGGCCCCAGTAAGAAGTGATAGTAAGTCAGGTGGTGTTCATATAGTAGGAAAGGCAGTACCCAATGGAGAAACCAAATTCCAGCCTTTTCACAAGTGTTGGATCTGCGAGACTTCGTCACATTGGTTGGATCAGTGCAAGAAGTTCTTAGCCATGTCACAGATAGATAGGCTTCAACTAGTCAAGACCAACCATGCATGTTTCAGCTGTTTGAAGAAGGCTGGGAAAGAACACAGAATGTCCAACTGCAAACGAAGACGTAGGTGCAGTGAAACAAGTGCTGGGGAACCATGTAAATACTTCCACCATCCCCTCCTACACGCATCAACAGAAGTCAGAGATGGAAATGTAGATGTTGCCTTTGCGGGTAACTCGGAAGCACTGCTGCCTATTGTTACAGCTGAGATCTTGGGGCAGCGAGGAGCAGTCTGTGAGGGAAATGTGCTCTTGGACTCTGGAGCACAAGTAAGTCTAATCAAGAAGTCTGTTGCTGAGGAACTGAAGCTGAAGGGAAGCAACATCAGCATCACCATTACCAAGGTCGGTGGAGAGCAAGAGCAGATGGAAACCAAACAACATCAACTGAAAGTGAAGTCCCTCTCTACTAATGCCATCCATTCGGTGACAGCAGTGGCATTACCATGTATTAGTGAGAACATTGCAGAGGTGAAGATAGATGCAATGGCCAAGCTGTTTAATCTGAAGTCCGGTGATCTACGAAGAGGAAGTGGGTCAGTTCATCTTCTCATTGGCATAGACTACCCAAAGATGCATATGGGTAAGTCAAGACAGAAGGGACAGTTAGCAGCTCGTAAATCTCCACTGGGCTGGGTTATCTTTGGTGCTCCCAAGAAAAGCAGTGACAGGATGAATGTGCTGCATGTGAAGTTGATATCTCCTATCGACTTGACTGATTTCTGGAGCTCAGAATCCATGGGAGTGCAGTCCAGCTCCTGTCATTGCGAGCCAAGTCCCTTGAGTAAGCAGGAGAAGGAAGAAGAGCAGATCATCAGAGAGTCTAGCAAAAAGGTTGGAAATAAATGGGAGATTGCTTATCCTTGGAGAAAAGATCCCAACCTACTTCCTGACAATCGAGCACAAGCAGAGAAGGTACTGTGTTCAACAGAGAAAAGGCTTGCACGAAACCAGGACCATGCAGATGCCTATGGTAAACAGATGAAAGAACTGGTAGAGAATGGATTTGCTCGTAAGTTAACAGAGAATGAAGTAGATCAGTATGAGGGTCCTATTCACTACATATCCCACCATGCTGTTCTGCGACCTGAGAAGAGAAGCACACCTGTACGCATCGTattcaattcatcatcatcatatcacggTCATTGCTTAAATGACTATTGGTTCAAGGGTCCAGACCTCCTGAATGATCTTTTGGGGGTGCTGCTGAGATTCCGGATGAATGAAGTTGGATTCTGCGGAGACATTTCTAAGATGTACCACAGGGTCTCGATTCCTGAGAGAGATATGAATGTACACCGGTACCTGTGGCGAGACATGCAGACCGATAGAAAGCCAGATGTTTACATTATGAAAGTGGTTACGTTTGGAGACAAGCCAGCGCCAGCTATGGCCCAGCTGGCATTGAGAATGACAGCGGAAGCAGCAGAAGCTACACATCCGAAAGCAGCACAGGTGTTGAAGGAGAGTGTCTACATGGACGACATTTGTGACTCAGTTAGAGAAGTGAGTGAAGCAGAGCAGCTTACAAGTGAAATTGACCAGGTACTTCAGGAAGGTGGCTTCAAAGTCAAAGGCTGGACCAGCAATGAAGCATTGAAAGGAGAAAGtaaaaaggaaggggaaaccAGAATCCTTGAAGCTGCCCTGGAAGACAAAGTGCTGGGAATAGCATGGGATAACCAGCAAGACATGTTCTTCTACAAAGTAAAGGAGACAGTTCCCAGTTCTCCTAATGATGGGAAAGATGAAGAGAGTCTGCTTACCAAGAGAAAGGTCCTGAGCAGAATTGCACGAATATTCGATCCAATAGGCTTTGCCGCTCCCGTACTAGTTCGTGCAAAAATTGGAATGCAGCAGCTGTGGCAGAGAGGATGCGATTGGGATGAACTGTTACCTTCCGATCAACAGAAGTGGTGGGTGACATTCTTGAAAGAGATGCAGGACTTAAATAACGTCAAATACGAGAGATGTCTTACTCCACCGATGGCTATCGGTCAACCCACACTATGCATATTTGCGGATGCGTCTGAGGTAGCATTTGGAGTCTGCGTATATTTGCAGTGGAAACTAGAAGATGGTAAATATGCTGTTAGATTTGTACTAGCCAAATCTCGAGTCGCTCCTCTGAAGAAGATTACTGTACCTAGACTAGAGCTTCAGGCGGCAGTGATGGCTGCAAGAGTCTACACAACTGTCATGAAAGAACTGAGGCTGCAGCCTGAGAGTGTCATCTTCATGACTGATAGCATGATCACCCTATCTTGGATTCGAAGTGAGGGTAGGAGATTCAAGCCATTCGTTGCAGCAAGGATTGGTGAAATCCAAAGCCATACCAACCCTGCACAGTGGAAGTATGTCCCAGGAGAGCTTAACCCAGCTGATGACGTCTCTAGAGGTCTGCCAGTAAAGAAGCTCTCAGAAAGATGGAAGCAAGGACCTGCGTTCCTGTACAGACCTAAAGAGGAATGGCCGTCAGAAAAGGCTGTTCCAGACACAGAAACAGAGGTTGAATCAGAACGACGCAAGGTCAATCACATCTCAGCCAAACAAAATGATGTGATAGATGTCAAGAAATTCTCAAGCTGGAGAAAACTAATCCGAGTGACAGCCTATGTCTTGAAGTTCGTCGATAAACTGAAAGCTGCACGTTGGATAAGGTCTGATGACAATGTCGATCCTGATGAAAGATGCTTATCGACAGCCCAGTTGCAGAAAGCTGAACGCTTTTTGATTAAGGAAGCCCAGAGTACCTTGCATCAACGGGTAAAGAATGGAGACTTCAAGACACTAAGCCCGTTTGTAGACAAAGAGGGAATTATCAGAGTCGGTGGACGGCTAGACAAGGCTCAGATATCTTATGAGCAAAGACATCCAGCTTTGCTGCCATATGGTGCATggatatcaacgctgatcacAAGACATATGCATCAGCTAGGACATGGTGGTGTGGCAGCTACAGCAGCAAAGATAAGACGCCAATACTGGATCCTGCAGATTCACAAGCTGGCAAAGACTGTGAAGTATAGGTGCGTGATGTGTCGACGCATGGAGCATCAGGTGGAGTCACAAGTCATGTCTGATCTACCAGATGAGAGAGTTGCCCCGTTTACACCACCATTTTACTTCTCATCTGTGGACTATTTCGGGCCAATATCAGTTAAGGTAGGGAGGAACAAGACCGCCAAGCACTATGGGGTCCTCTTCACCTGCCTGAATACAAGAGCCATACATCTTGAAGTGGCTGTTGATTGCACGTCCATGGAGTTCATGCAGGTGCTACGGAGGTTTTTCGCCATGAGGGGTCAACCTGCATTCATACTGAGCGACAACGGCACACAGTTCGTCGGTACTGAAAGAGAGTTACGTGAGATGGTGCAAGGTTGGAGCTCTGAGGAGTTAAGAGATTTCTGCGCTGAGAGAGGAACGACGTGGAAGTTCACAACTCCATCTGCACCACATCACAATGGGTGTGCTGAGGCGCTAGTGAAGAGCTGCAAGATTGCCCTGAAGAAAGCTATCGGGGATCAACTGCTCACACCCTTCGAGCTGCACACCTGTCTCCAAGAGGTCGCTAATCTCGTCAACCAGCGACCCATTGGAAGAGCACCAAATGATCCTGATGATGGGACATATCTGTGTCCAAACGATCTACTCCTTGGAAGATCTTCGAGCGCGGTTCCTCAAGGTCCCTTCAGAGAGACGAAGAACCCAAGACATCGCTTCGAATTTGTCCAGCGAATCGTCGACGCTTACTGGAAGAGTTGGATGCGTGACGTCTTTCCACTACTGGTTCCGCGTCGAAAATGGAACAATGACAGACGCAATGTCCGAATCGATGACGTGGTTATTCTGGCTGACCATAATGCAGTTCGAGGAAAGTGGACATTGGGTAGAATCATCCAGGTGTACCCTGGAACTGATGGGAAGGTTCGAACAGTAAAGGTCAAATCTAAAGGTTGTGAGTATAAGAGACCAATCTCGAAGATTGTTGTAATCTATCCAACAGAAGGGTATGACGATGAGTAA